A region from the Acyrthosiphon pisum isolate AL4f chromosome A1, pea_aphid_22Mar2018_4r6ur, whole genome shotgun sequence genome encodes:
- the LOC107882772 gene encoding uncharacterized protein LOC107882772 translates to MVFVEYITRNENNIDNTLQLKQKMGTRFIEGNKTAAVTIQRHYRGYYTRLYFSKLNVAAKIIQKYWKGYITRRLFNDIAIKTFVFMSIDYYNKAATIIQKYFKGYYIRKHYFDVKKNTKWIKEIQKQNDAWSKIMNDYNQNICNKFEIIHKEKVKCLIIDIAYKHHPMLRTILRKGVFSGNGNSDSEFEKLVRYIYAQINKKKLEI, encoded by the exons atggtttttgtTGAATACATAACTCGTAATGAAAATAACATAGATAATACATTacaattgaaacaaaaaatggGGACTCGATTTATTGAGGGAAATAAGACTGCTGCAGTAACGATTCAACGACATTACAGAGGTTATTATACAAGactgtatttttcaaaattaaatgttgcagctaaaattattcaaaaatattggaaGGGATACATTACCAGAAG gttattcaatgatatagcaataaaaacgtttgtatttatgtctattgattattataataaagcagctacgattattcaaaaatattttaagggcTACTATATCAGAAAACATTAtttcgatgtaaaaaaaaatactaagtgGATTAAGGagattcaaaaacaaaatgatgCTTGGTCTAAAATCATGAatgattataatcaaaatatttgcaaCAAGTTTGAAATAATACACAAAGAAAAggtaaaatgtttgataattgatatagcATATAAACATCATCCAATGTTACGGACCATATTAAGAAAAGGAGTGTTCAGTGGAAATGGAAACAGTGATTCAGAATTTGAAAAACTTGTTcgatatatatatgcacaaatAAATAAGAAGaaacttgaaatataa
- the LOC107882782 gene encoding uncharacterized protein LOC107882782, protein MPFVLDYVVIITVCFYLSNIGCRFQTLNDFWTCLPHGMVSVPSEWTDSELVMLMESIRLLHAELTQLFKIFSSSFGTLLLVFFVCCIIDIIYVIYLMIKLENVIKHVPLHMLNIQIVVFLMSVILAASWINEKKMKMVSYLRLTPISKLPVEVKLQIKMFLYQITMLESDGISAFGFFNINLNLVVSMAMLLMTGFSTIVQMKNHPIILALVNNTHMYHSIWENVYASNYSKNVTSR, encoded by the exons atgccATTCGTTTTGGACTATGTAGTTATTATAACCGTATGTTTTTATCTCAGTAATATCGGGTGTAGATTTCAAACATTAAACGATTTCTGGACGTGCCTCCCTCATGGAATGGTATCCGTCCCGAGCGAATGGACAGATTCTGAATTAGTTATGCTAATGGAGAGCATTAGGTTGTTACATGCCGAACTCACTCAGTTGTTCAAAATATTCAGTAGCAGTTTCGGTACACTgctattagtattttttgtttgctgcattatcgatattatatatgtaatttatttgatgATCAAGCtcgaaaatgttataaaacatgTACCATTGCACATGCTAAATATTCAaatcgttgtttttttaatgtccGTCATCCTCGCTGCCTCATGGATAAATGAAAAG aaaatgaaaatggtATCATATTTACGATTGACTCCGATTTCAAAACTACCTGTAGAAGTAAAACTACaa ATCAAAATGTTTCTGTATCAAATAACAATGTTGGAATCAGATGGAATTAGTGCTTTTgggtttttcaatataaatttgaatttagttGTGTCG aTGGCCATGTTACTCATGACTGGATTTTCCACCATTGTACAGATGAAAAACCACCCTATTATTTTAGCGTTGGTGAATAACACACACATGTATCACAGCATTTGG gaaaatgTGTATGCTAGCaactattcaaaaaatgttacatcTCGTTAA
- the LOC100169327 gene encoding formin-like protein isoform X2, which yields MVGDATSTQVLRDLEISLRTNHIEWVREFLDDQNHGLDSLIDYLSFRLVMMRHEYRSCADVTNVSTEKINQGNHIHTNGISNGNVTNHARPTLDVLDSPGIKRRSRHAAKLNMGDTKDDIHVCIMCLRAIMNNKYGLNMVIQHTDAINSIALSLMHKSLRTKALVLELLAAICLVKGGHEIILSAFDNFKEVCQEKKRFQTLMDYFINYEVFHIEFMVACMQFINIIVHSVEDMNFRVHLQYEFSTLGLDEYLVKIKHTESEELQVQISAYLDNVFDVAALMEDSETKTAALEKVESLEDELAHAHDRLAELERESLAQLAALESSLGMARAERDAAAESKRTVEEEVATLRRVVNDQKRESQSRQFMLEEKIQELISRGAQPDLSSSSGISSCSSTGSNSISASPPPPPPPPPPPPPPPSTTASSIAMPPPPPPPPPISPKPTGIPIPPPPAPPLAGTMQAPDGAMTIKRKVLTKYKLPTLNWVAMKPNQVRGTIFNELDDDKLHSVIDFGQFEEKFKLTAAGRALINGNSDQHDGLMTYPSKRMKKQDNISLLEHTRLRNIAISRRKLDMPVERVIMAVNSLDLKQVPLENVEILQRMIPSDQEVKAYKEYQLEKKDINMLTEEDKFLMQLTKVERLATKLSIMSYMGNFMDNLHLISPQVHAIISASSSVKNSKKLRQLLEIILAFGNYMNSAKRGPAYGFKLQSLDTLVDTKSNDRRICLLHFIVDTIRSKMPEIMNFDSELMYIDKAAAVSLENVITDVNELEKNMEIVKKECETRGYGNAQHVMVLRDFLNNSEDKLKRLKNETKTAQESFRDCVEYFGESRRGTDANTFFSMLVRFVKAFKTADIENEQKKRLEEAACQIKLKDSTENLAAKNKTNQKLQQEAVINELKNKTKMVKEKKLLHQDEVYNGALEDILLGLKNEPYRRADAVRRSQRRRIDSNRLSRTLEELEF from the exons ATGGTCGGAGATGCCACTTCTACACAGGTTTTGCGGGATCTAGAAATATCTCTTAGGACCAATCATATAGA GTGGGTTCGTGAATTCCTTGATGATCAAAATCATGGTTTGGATTCGTTGATTGACTATCTTAGCTTTAGATTAGTGATGATGCGCCATGAATATAGGTCTTGTGCTGATGTGACTAATGTCTCGACAGAAAAAATCAATCAAG gtaatcatATTCACACAAATGGCATTAGTAACGGCAATGTAACGAATCACGCGAGACCTACTTTAGACGTACTAGATAGCCCTGGGATCAAACGGAGATCGCGACACGCTGCAAAGTTAAATATGGGCGATACCAAAGATGATATACACGTTTGTATAATGTGTTTACGGGCTATCATGAACAATAAG TATGGATTAAATATGGTGATTCAACATACCGATGCAATCAATAGTATAGCATTAAGTTTAATGCACAAAAGTttgag GACAAAAGCTTTAGTTCTTGAGCTTCTGGCTGCAATATGTCTAGTCAAAGGTGGTCACGAGATCATTTTATCCGCATTTGACAATTTCAAAGAAGTCTGCCAGGAAAAGAAACGTTTCCAAACCCTAatggattattttattaattatgaagtTTTTCACATAGAATTTATG GTTGCTTGCATGCAATTCATAAACATAATTGTGCACTCTGTGGAAGATATGAATTTTCGGGTTCATCTGCAATATGAATTTAGTACTCTCGGGCTCGATgaatatttagtcaaaattaaGCATACAGAAAGTGAAGAACTTCAGGTTCAAATTTCTGCGTATCTTGATAATGTATTTGATGTAGCAGCATTAATGGAAGATAGTGAAACTAAAACGGCTGCTTTAGAAAAAGTAGAATCTCTAGAAGACGAACTGGCACat gcACATGATAGGTTAGCTGAATTAGAACGTGAATCATTAGCCCAATTGGCTGCATTAGAGAGCTCACTTGGAATGGCTCGGGCTGAAAGGGATGCAGCAGCAGAGAGCAAACGTACAGTTGAAGAAGAAGTAGCAACACTACGGAGGGTTGTAAACGATCAAAAACGTGAATCTCAATCTCGGCAGTTCATGCTTGaagaaaaaattcaagaattgaTTTCACGAGGAGCTCAACCagatttaa gCTCTAGCAGTGGAATTTCAAGTTGTTCCTCGACTGGAAGCAATAGTATTTCTGCATCACCCCCACCACCACCTCCGCCACCACctccaccgccaccaccaccatcaACTACTGCTTCTTCAATAGCTATGCCACCTCCGCCACCCCCACCACCACCAATATCTCCAAAACCAACTGGTATACCTATTCCACCACCACCTGCCCCACCATTAGCGGGTACAATGCAAGCACCAGATGGTGCTATGACAATTAAGCGTAAAGTTCTGACCAAATACAAGTTACCAACTTTGAATTGGGTTGCAATGAAACCAAATCAA gttCGGGGTACTATTTTTAATGAGCTAGATGATGATAAGTTACACTCTGTGATAGACTTTGGTCAGTTTGAAGAGAAATTTAAATTGACAGCTGCTGGTCGAGCATTGATTAATGGGAATTCTGACCAACATGACGGGTTAATGACATATCCGAGTAAACGAATGAAGAAACAAGATAATATTTCTCTTTTGGAACACACTCGCTTAAGAAATATTG ccATTTCAAGAAGAAAACTTGATATGCCAGTTGAACGTGTCATAATGGCTGTTAATTCATTAGACTTAAAACAAGTACCTTTAGAAAATGTTGAAATTCTTCAACGAATGATTCCTTCTGATCAAGAG gtaaaaGCTTATAAGGAATATCAGTTGGAGAAAAAAGACATAAACATGTTAACTGAAGAAGATAAATTTTTAATGCAGTTAACTAAAGTCGAAAGACTTGCCACCAAATTATCTATAATGAGCTATATGGGTAACTTTATGGACAACTTACATTTAATATCACCA CAAGTGCACGCCATTATATCAGCTTCGAGTTCCGTAAAGAATTCCAAGAAACTACGTCAATTGCTTGAGATAATATTAGCATTTGGTAATTATATGAATAGTGCAAAACGTGGTCCTGCGTATGGATTCAAACTACAATCATTAGATACTTTAGTTGATACCAAGTCAAATGACAGGCGTATTTGCCTTCtacattttattgttgataccATCAGGTCCAAAATGCCAGAAATCATGAATTTTGATTCAGAACTCATGTACATTGATAAAGCAGCAGCTG tatcATTGGAAAATGTTATAACTGATGTTAAtgagttagaaaaaaatatggaaatcgTAAAAAAAGAATGTGAAACCAGAGGTTACGGAAATGCTCAACATGTAATGGTTCTTCGAGATTTCCTTAATAATTCTGAAGACAAACTTAAAAGGTTGAAAAATGAGACTAAAACTGCTCAAGAATCATTTAGGGATTGTGTAGAATATTTTGGTGAATCGCGTCGAGGTACAGATGCCAATACTTTCTTTTCCATGCTAGTTAGATTTGTTAAAGCATTCAAG ACGGCTGATATcgaaaatgaacaaaaaaaaagattagaAGAAGCTGCAtgccaaattaaattaaaagatagTACTGAGAACCTAGCTgccaaaaacaaaacaaatcagAAATTGCAACAA gaagCTGTTATTAATGAACTGAAGAATAAGACAAAGATGGTAAAAGAAAAGAAATTGTTACACCAAGATGAAGTATACAATGGTGCATTGGAAGATATTCTCTTGGGTTTGAAAAATGAACCGTATAGGAGAGCAGATGCTGTTCGAAGGAGCCAAAGACGTCGCATAGACAGCAATCGATTGTCCAGGACATTGGAAGAACTTGAATTTTGA
- the LOC100169327 gene encoding formin-like protein isoform X1 yields MRNGDEARILCCLKFFVPQPKLDDVKMGNIQTRKSEYSSPVSTPQHQLHLPVELPRTHNLRASIRTKIPMPDKSELERRFTKVLASMNLPADKAKLLKQYDDEKKWDLICDQEMVQAKDPPAHYLSRLRTYLDPKASRSSRKRKMVGDATSTQVLRDLEISLRTNHIEWVREFLDDQNHGLDSLIDYLSFRLVMMRHEYRSCADVTNVSTEKINQGNHIHTNGISNGNVTNHARPTLDVLDSPGIKRRSRHAAKLNMGDTKDDIHVCIMCLRAIMNNKYGLNMVIQHTDAINSIALSLMHKSLRTKALVLELLAAICLVKGGHEIILSAFDNFKEVCQEKKRFQTLMDYFINYEVFHIEFMVACMQFINIIVHSVEDMNFRVHLQYEFSTLGLDEYLVKIKHTESEELQVQISAYLDNVFDVAALMEDSETKTAALEKVESLEDELAHAHDRLAELERESLAQLAALESSLGMARAERDAAAESKRTVEEEVATLRRVVNDQKRESQSRQFMLEEKIQELISRGAQPDLSSSSGISSCSSTGSNSISASPPPPPPPPPPPPPPPSTTASSIAMPPPPPPPPPISPKPTGIPIPPPPAPPLAGTMQAPDGAMTIKRKVLTKYKLPTLNWVAMKPNQVRGTIFNELDDDKLHSVIDFGQFEEKFKLTAAGRALINGNSDQHDGLMTYPSKRMKKQDNISLLEHTRLRNIAISRRKLDMPVERVIMAVNSLDLKQVPLENVEILQRMIPSDQEVKAYKEYQLEKKDINMLTEEDKFLMQLTKVERLATKLSIMSYMGNFMDNLHLISPQVHAIISASSSVKNSKKLRQLLEIILAFGNYMNSAKRGPAYGFKLQSLDTLVDTKSNDRRICLLHFIVDTIRSKMPEIMNFDSELMYIDKAAAVSLENVITDVNELEKNMEIVKKECETRGYGNAQHVMVLRDFLNNSEDKLKRLKNETKTAQESFRDCVEYFGESRRGTDANTFFSMLVRFVKAFKTADIENEQKKRLEEAACQIKLKDSTENLAAKNKTNQKLQQEAVINELKNKTKMVKEKKLLHQDEVYNGALEDILLGLKNEPYRRADAVRRSQRRRIDSNRLSRTLEELEF; encoded by the exons GCATCCATGAATTTGCCTGCGGACAAAGCAAAACTCCTGAAGCAGTATGATGACGAAAAAAAATGGGACTTAATTTGTGATCag GAAATGGTTCAAGCTAAAGACCCACCAGCTCACTATTTATCTAGACTCCGTACATATTTAGATCCAAAAGCTTCCCGAAGTTCAAGA aaaCGAAAAATGGTCGGAGATGCCACTTCTACACAGGTTTTGCGGGATCTAGAAATATCTCTTAGGACCAATCATATAGA GTGGGTTCGTGAATTCCTTGATGATCAAAATCATGGTTTGGATTCGTTGATTGACTATCTTAGCTTTAGATTAGTGATGATGCGCCATGAATATAGGTCTTGTGCTGATGTGACTAATGTCTCGACAGAAAAAATCAATCAAG gtaatcatATTCACACAAATGGCATTAGTAACGGCAATGTAACGAATCACGCGAGACCTACTTTAGACGTACTAGATAGCCCTGGGATCAAACGGAGATCGCGACACGCTGCAAAGTTAAATATGGGCGATACCAAAGATGATATACACGTTTGTATAATGTGTTTACGGGCTATCATGAACAATAAG TATGGATTAAATATGGTGATTCAACATACCGATGCAATCAATAGTATAGCATTAAGTTTAATGCACAAAAGTttgag GACAAAAGCTTTAGTTCTTGAGCTTCTGGCTGCAATATGTCTAGTCAAAGGTGGTCACGAGATCATTTTATCCGCATTTGACAATTTCAAAGAAGTCTGCCAGGAAAAGAAACGTTTCCAAACCCTAatggattattttattaattatgaagtTTTTCACATAGAATTTATG GTTGCTTGCATGCAATTCATAAACATAATTGTGCACTCTGTGGAAGATATGAATTTTCGGGTTCATCTGCAATATGAATTTAGTACTCTCGGGCTCGATgaatatttagtcaaaattaaGCATACAGAAAGTGAAGAACTTCAGGTTCAAATTTCTGCGTATCTTGATAATGTATTTGATGTAGCAGCATTAATGGAAGATAGTGAAACTAAAACGGCTGCTTTAGAAAAAGTAGAATCTCTAGAAGACGAACTGGCACat gcACATGATAGGTTAGCTGAATTAGAACGTGAATCATTAGCCCAATTGGCTGCATTAGAGAGCTCACTTGGAATGGCTCGGGCTGAAAGGGATGCAGCAGCAGAGAGCAAACGTACAGTTGAAGAAGAAGTAGCAACACTACGGAGGGTTGTAAACGATCAAAAACGTGAATCTCAATCTCGGCAGTTCATGCTTGaagaaaaaattcaagaattgaTTTCACGAGGAGCTCAACCagatttaa gCTCTAGCAGTGGAATTTCAAGTTGTTCCTCGACTGGAAGCAATAGTATTTCTGCATCACCCCCACCACCACCTCCGCCACCACctccaccgccaccaccaccatcaACTACTGCTTCTTCAATAGCTATGCCACCTCCGCCACCCCCACCACCACCAATATCTCCAAAACCAACTGGTATACCTATTCCACCACCACCTGCCCCACCATTAGCGGGTACAATGCAAGCACCAGATGGTGCTATGACAATTAAGCGTAAAGTTCTGACCAAATACAAGTTACCAACTTTGAATTGGGTTGCAATGAAACCAAATCAA gttCGGGGTACTATTTTTAATGAGCTAGATGATGATAAGTTACACTCTGTGATAGACTTTGGTCAGTTTGAAGAGAAATTTAAATTGACAGCTGCTGGTCGAGCATTGATTAATGGGAATTCTGACCAACATGACGGGTTAATGACATATCCGAGTAAACGAATGAAGAAACAAGATAATATTTCTCTTTTGGAACACACTCGCTTAAGAAATATTG ccATTTCAAGAAGAAAACTTGATATGCCAGTTGAACGTGTCATAATGGCTGTTAATTCATTAGACTTAAAACAAGTACCTTTAGAAAATGTTGAAATTCTTCAACGAATGATTCCTTCTGATCAAGAG gtaaaaGCTTATAAGGAATATCAGTTGGAGAAAAAAGACATAAACATGTTAACTGAAGAAGATAAATTTTTAATGCAGTTAACTAAAGTCGAAAGACTTGCCACCAAATTATCTATAATGAGCTATATGGGTAACTTTATGGACAACTTACATTTAATATCACCA CAAGTGCACGCCATTATATCAGCTTCGAGTTCCGTAAAGAATTCCAAGAAACTACGTCAATTGCTTGAGATAATATTAGCATTTGGTAATTATATGAATAGTGCAAAACGTGGTCCTGCGTATGGATTCAAACTACAATCATTAGATACTTTAGTTGATACCAAGTCAAATGACAGGCGTATTTGCCTTCtacattttattgttgataccATCAGGTCCAAAATGCCAGAAATCATGAATTTTGATTCAGAACTCATGTACATTGATAAAGCAGCAGCTG tatcATTGGAAAATGTTATAACTGATGTTAAtgagttagaaaaaaatatggaaatcgTAAAAAAAGAATGTGAAACCAGAGGTTACGGAAATGCTCAACATGTAATGGTTCTTCGAGATTTCCTTAATAATTCTGAAGACAAACTTAAAAGGTTGAAAAATGAGACTAAAACTGCTCAAGAATCATTTAGGGATTGTGTAGAATATTTTGGTGAATCGCGTCGAGGTACAGATGCCAATACTTTCTTTTCCATGCTAGTTAGATTTGTTAAAGCATTCAAG ACGGCTGATATcgaaaatgaacaaaaaaaaagattagaAGAAGCTGCAtgccaaattaaattaaaagatagTACTGAGAACCTAGCTgccaaaaacaaaacaaatcagAAATTGCAACAA gaagCTGTTATTAATGAACTGAAGAATAAGACAAAGATGGTAAAAGAAAAGAAATTGTTACACCAAGATGAAGTATACAATGGTGCATTGGAAGATATTCTCTTGGGTTTGAAAAATGAACCGTATAGGAGAGCAGATGCTGTTCGAAGGAGCCAAAGACGTCGCATAGACAGCAATCGATTGTCCAGGACATTGGAAGAACTTGAATTTTGA